In a single window of the Deinococcus misasensis DSM 22328 genome:
- a CDS encoding pectin acetylesterase-family hydrolase, producing MLKKTLIATVLLTCASALAQETPVWQTIQPGGDTICSDGTPYSYLEMKANPKKLVLEFMGGGACWNDLTCGAGSKTYIPNLTGASSAQLSGGIYDKSNAANPVKDWSHVFVPYCTADVHLGNNVKTYQGKTVYHKGAVNARAVLNDVFQKYPELDQILVTGCSAGSYGSIMATPYMLRQYPNARVVQLGDAGLGVAPASFGQVGFANWNAFGAIPDWMEGLAAVRADVSKLTVAGLYNAIGTGYPRALLSQVTSSTDTTQIGFYSLMKGIVQPDQKVAVEWMTGALTQLKTLAATTPNFSAYVYGGQEHCVINRAGFYTTTVGGVKLTDWLSTALNGQKPAPVLP from the coding sequence ATGTTGAAAAAAACCCTGATCGCCACTGTCCTGTTGACCTGCGCCAGCGCCCTTGCCCAGGAAACCCCCGTCTGGCAAACCATTCAACCCGGCGGAGACACCATCTGCTCTGACGGAACCCCTTACAGCTACCTGGAAATGAAAGCCAACCCCAAAAAACTGGTGCTGGAATTCATGGGTGGAGGGGCTTGCTGGAACGACCTCACCTGCGGGGCAGGCAGCAAAACCTACATCCCCAACCTGACCGGAGCCAGTTCCGCCCAGCTTTCAGGTGGCATCTACGACAAGTCCAATGCCGCCAACCCCGTCAAGGACTGGTCCCATGTGTTCGTTCCGTACTGCACGGCAGATGTGCACCTCGGGAACAATGTGAAAACGTATCAGGGCAAAACCGTGTACCACAAAGGAGCTGTCAATGCCAGAGCCGTCCTGAACGACGTGTTCCAGAAATACCCTGAGCTGGATCAAATTCTGGTGACCGGTTGCAGCGCAGGTTCTTATGGTTCGATCATGGCCACCCCCTACATGCTGCGCCAGTACCCCAATGCTCGGGTGGTGCAACTTGGAGATGCAGGGCTTGGCGTCGCTCCCGCGTCTTTTGGGCAAGTGGGTTTTGCGAACTGGAACGCCTTCGGAGCCATTCCAGACTGGATGGAAGGTCTTGCTGCTGTGCGTGCCGATGTGTCCAAACTGACCGTGGCTGGACTTTACAATGCCATCGGCACGGGTTACCCCAGAGCTTTGCTCTCACAGGTGACCAGCAGCACCGACACCACCCAGATTGGTTTTTACAGCCTGATGAAAGGCATCGTGCAGCCCGATCAGAAAGTGGCTGTGGAATGGATGACGGGTGCCCTGACGCAGCTCAAGACCCTTGCAGCCACCACCCCCAACTTCTCGGCTTACGTTTATGGGGGCCAGGAGCACTGTGTGATCAACCGGGCCGGATTTTACACCACCACCGTTGGTGGGGTGAAGTTGACCGACTGGCTGAGCACTGCACTGAACGGTCAAAAACCCGCTCCTGTGCTTCCCTGA